A single window of Camelus ferus isolate YT-003-E chromosome 7, BCGSAC_Cfer_1.0, whole genome shotgun sequence DNA harbors:
- the SMIM30 gene encoding small integral membrane protein 30 — MISVSTQSFLVLFSLLLVLPVVEAVEAGDAIALLLGVVLSITGICACLGVYARKRNGQM; from the coding sequence ATGATCTCAGTTTCAACGCAATCGTTCCTAGTCctcttttcattgcttttggTGCTGCCTGTTGTTGAAGCAGTAGAAGCTGGAGATGCAATTGCTCTCTTGTTAGGTGTAGTTCTCAGCATTACAGGCATTTGTGCTTGTTTAGGGGTATATGCACgaaagagaaatggacaaatgTGA